The following proteins are co-located in the Maridesulfovibrio sp. genome:
- the dksA gene encoding RNA polymerase-binding protein DksA, which translates to MEQKDIEYFRETLNKMLDDILQKGQETIEDMTESGETYADPADRATAESDRAFTLRLRDRERKLIKKIQKAIQRIDDGDFGVCHACGDDISVPRLKARPVTTLCIACKSKQEEEEQNRGD; encoded by the coding sequence ATGGAACAGAAAGATATTGAATACTTCCGTGAGACCCTTAACAAGATGCTCGACGACATCCTCCAAAAGGGACAGGAAACCATTGAAGACATGACAGAATCCGGGGAAACTTATGCTGACCCCGCTGACCGCGCAACTGCTGAGTCCGATCGTGCCTTCACTCTCAGACTCAGGGACAGGGAACGCAAACTGATCAAGAAAATCCAGAAGGCCATTCAGCGTATTGATGACGGTGACTTCGGTGTCTGCCACGCCTGTGGAGATGACATCTCGGTACCAAGGCTTAAAGCCCGCCCAGTAACCACCCTCTGTATTGCATGTAAGAGCAAGCAGGAGGAAGAAGAACAGAACCGTGGAGACTAA
- the prmC gene encoding peptide chain release factor N(5)-glutamine methyltransferase produces the protein MAGQKLKEVLSRATAQLSNAGVDSPALSAQLFAEKVFELNRVQLIMELESLVVPEKIAEFETLVERRAKGEPAAYILGVKEFFGFDFKVGPGVLIPRPETEEIVEKVQHLFSADDEFMFADFGTGSGILAVTVAKLFPKARGIALDLSPAALLIARENARLHDVADRVLFVRADFNEPLLADTKFDLILANPPYLCEAELDEISYEVAEFEPVSALVSGPDGDEDIKGSAPRIASALKQGGTVFMEIGYLQGTVAHNIFDSCTEFSGCVEVQKDLSEHDRIVVAKKR, from the coding sequence TTGGCTGGTCAAAAATTAAAAGAAGTTCTTTCTAGGGCGACTGCGCAGCTCAGTAATGCCGGTGTTGATTCTCCTGCTTTGTCTGCACAGCTGTTTGCGGAGAAGGTTTTTGAGCTGAACCGCGTACAGCTTATCATGGAGTTGGAAAGTTTAGTTGTGCCAGAAAAGATTGCTGAATTTGAGACTCTGGTGGAGCGTCGTGCCAAGGGTGAACCTGCTGCTTACATTCTCGGCGTAAAAGAGTTTTTCGGCTTTGATTTCAAGGTCGGTCCCGGCGTACTTATTCCGCGTCCTGAGACTGAGGAGATTGTCGAGAAGGTGCAGCATCTTTTCAGCGCGGACGATGAATTTATGTTTGCTGATTTCGGTACCGGATCCGGAATTCTGGCCGTAACTGTGGCGAAGCTGTTTCCTAAGGCTCGTGGAATTGCTCTCGATCTCAGTCCTGCAGCTTTGCTGATTGCGCGGGAGAATGCACGGCTTCATGATGTTGCAGATCGTGTGCTTTTTGTAAGGGCAGATTTTAATGAGCCTTTGCTGGCTGATACTAAGTTTGATTTGATCTTGGCCAATCCGCCTTATCTTTGTGAAGCGGAACTGGATGAGATCAGCTATGAAGTTGCCGAATTTGAGCCGGTGTCAGCGCTGGTCAGCGGACCTGACGGGGATGAAGATATCAAGGGCAGTGCTCCGCGTATTGCCAGTGCTCTTAAACAGGGCGGAACAGTTTTTATGGAGATAGGTTATCTTCAGGGAACGGTTGCGCATAATATTTTTGACTCCTGCACGGAGTTTTCCGGTTGTGTTGAGGTTCAAAAAGACCTTTCTGAGCATGACCGGATCGTTGTGGCAAAAAAGAGATAG
- a CDS encoding TusE/DsrC/DsvC family sulfur relay protein: protein MAIVEFQGKSFDVDEDGFLLKFEDWCPEWVDFCKDAEGIKELNEEHQKVIDFLQDYYKKNGIAPMVRILSKVTGFKLKHIYELFPSGPGKGACKMAGLPKPTGCV, encoded by the coding sequence ATGGCTATCGTAGAATTCCAGGGCAAAAGCTTTGACGTTGATGAAGACGGTTTCCTCCTGAAGTTTGAAGACTGGTGCCCTGAGTGGGTTGACTTCTGCAAAGACGCAGAAGGCATCAAAGAACTCAACGAAGAACACCAGAAAGTTATCGACTTTCTGCAGGACTACTACAAAAAGAACGGTATCGCTCCCATGGTGCGTATCCTTTCTAAAGTAACTGGTTTCAAACTGAAGCACATCTACGAACTGTTCCCCTCCGGTCCCGGTAAGGGAGCTTGTAAGATGGCTGGTCTGCCTAAGCCTACTGGCTGCGTTTAG
- the lpxC gene encoding UDP-3-O-acyl-N-acetylglucosamine deacetylase, producing MLQTTIQNTVRCKGIGLHSGKQVEIVLRPAVADTGILFSVHTGSGSSFITPNPNLVVATGLATTIGNGQDSVSTVEHLFAAVRGMGVDNIHVEVRGNELPIMDGSAGPFVYLLRQAGVRELSKPRKVLAVTKSINFEQDGKYVRAFPHDGFAIDYTIDFEHPQIGKQTLSLEITPDVFMDELAKARTFGFLKEVEYLHANGLALGGSLDNAVVLDDYGILNDGGLRFADEFVRHKMLDFIGDMAVLEAPLQGRFEVYASGHALNNAFLRYVHENAVDYLEERVLAPAVGKAEEKVFAPLSPEAVPAPA from the coding sequence ATGCTACAAACAACTATTCAAAATACAGTAAGATGCAAGGGTATTGGTCTTCACAGCGGTAAGCAGGTGGAAATCGTACTCAGGCCTGCTGTAGCAGATACCGGTATTCTTTTTTCAGTTCACACCGGTTCCGGAAGCTCTTTTATCACTCCCAATCCTAATCTGGTTGTAGCCACCGGACTTGCCACTACCATTGGTAACGGGCAGGATTCTGTTTCCACTGTCGAGCACCTTTTCGCCGCTGTACGCGGGATGGGTGTCGACAACATTCATGTTGAAGTAAGAGGTAATGAGCTGCCCATTATGGACGGCAGTGCCGGGCCTTTTGTATATCTGCTCCGTCAGGCCGGAGTTCGCGAGCTTTCCAAGCCCCGCAAGGTTCTTGCCGTGACCAAGTCTATTAATTTCGAGCAGGACGGCAAGTATGTCAGGGCTTTTCCCCATGACGGATTTGCCATTGATTACACAATTGATTTTGAACATCCCCAGATCGGCAAACAGACTCTCTCCCTTGAAATTACTCCTGATGTTTTTATGGATGAACTGGCAAAAGCCAGAACTTTCGGTTTTCTGAAGGAAGTTGAATATCTGCATGCCAACGGGCTTGCTCTTGGCGGTTCTCTTGATAATGCAGTTGTTCTTGATGACTACGGCATCCTGAATGACGGCGGTCTCCGCTTTGCTGATGAGTTTGTAAGACACAAAATGCTGGATTTTATCGGCGATATGGCTGTTCTTGAAGCTCCGTTGCAGGGACGTTTTGAAGTTTACGCTTCCGGTCATGCTTTGAATAATGCATTCTTGAGATATGTGCATGAAAATGCAGTTGATTATCTTGAAGAGCGCGTGCTTGCACCTGCAGTTGGGAAGGCTGAAGAAAAAGTTTTTGCACCGCTTTCTCCGGAAGCAGTTCCTGCACCAGCTTAG
- a CDS encoding NFACT RNA binding domain-containing protein: MDAHFFRALTGELEEILKGRRVEKIFAPAEGVWTFALQSKGGKEYLLFRPAKSVGLLFISRVKPVNPSSPPAQVMWLRKRLAGRRLFEAHHDWINLRVAFSLSPWKQHDKYRYLLLDMKKGVSLIHDLPEGFPAPVSWPSYEEARSNEEIWRDFPQISPPLRKTLNTLDENEGRALLHRLEIGTADHFYISEKKGEMNPPRVWSNQNNTEQEYDSAIEATSVYGEKILFPVMERMENAEQRNTLKTGKKKFKKIFQRIEQEEDRLRALQARKIEAEALQAEMYRLKDLRELDRVTVTHPEHGEIEVKLDPLLTPAENMERIFKFAAKAQRGFKHMERRRQEVEAEHEQFLKANLMPATDEGRKNKNIEIPKKYKNIAASLFISSDGFLMIRGKNSKANHEILSKVSSVFDYWFHVQGGPGSHVILKRDHPSQEVPEQTLREAAVLAALKSYRTNDSKADVMCALVKDVRKVKGWAHGQVAVDSVLQNLHIDIDQSLEEKLSKK, from the coding sequence ATGGATGCACACTTCTTTCGTGCCCTGACCGGAGAGCTTGAGGAAATCCTCAAAGGCCGCAGGGTGGAAAAAATATTTGCCCCCGCAGAGGGAGTGTGGACTTTCGCACTCCAATCAAAGGGAGGTAAGGAATATCTTCTTTTCAGGCCCGCCAAATCGGTGGGCCTGCTCTTTATTTCAAGGGTAAAACCGGTCAATCCTTCCAGTCCTCCGGCACAGGTCATGTGGCTACGCAAGCGGCTGGCAGGACGCAGGCTATTCGAAGCCCACCACGACTGGATCAACCTGAGGGTTGCCTTCTCCCTTTCACCATGGAAACAACACGATAAATACCGCTACCTGCTGCTGGATATGAAAAAAGGGGTTTCCCTGATCCATGATCTGCCGGAAGGATTTCCTGCGCCTGTCAGCTGGCCTTCCTACGAGGAAGCCCGGTCCAATGAAGAAATCTGGCGTGATTTCCCACAGATCTCCCCTCCCCTGCGCAAAACATTAAATACACTTGACGAGAATGAAGGTCGCGCCCTGCTGCACCGCCTTGAAATCGGTACAGCTGACCATTTCTATATTTCAGAAAAAAAAGGCGAAATGAATCCTCCACGTGTATGGTCCAATCAAAATAACACTGAGCAGGAATACGATTCGGCTATCGAAGCAACTTCTGTCTATGGCGAAAAGATCCTCTTTCCGGTCATGGAACGCATGGAGAATGCAGAGCAGCGCAACACTCTCAAAACAGGCAAAAAGAAATTCAAAAAGATTTTCCAGCGTATTGAGCAGGAAGAAGATCGTTTGCGAGCCCTGCAGGCCCGTAAGATCGAAGCCGAAGCCTTACAGGCTGAAATGTATCGCTTGAAGGACCTTCGTGAGCTGGACAGGGTAACAGTTACCCATCCCGAACACGGAGAGATTGAAGTTAAGCTTGATCCATTGCTGACTCCTGCTGAAAACATGGAAAGAATATTCAAGTTCGCAGCCAAGGCCCAGCGAGGCTTTAAGCACATGGAGCGGCGCAGGCAGGAAGTCGAAGCTGAACATGAACAGTTCCTCAAAGCGAACCTCATGCCCGCAACGGACGAAGGGCGTAAGAATAAAAATATCGAAATACCCAAGAAATATAAGAACATCGCAGCATCACTGTTCATATCATCCGACGGATTTCTCATGATCCGCGGAAAGAACAGCAAGGCTAACCACGAAATTCTGAGCAAGGTATCATCAGTTTTTGATTACTGGTTCCACGTACAGGGTGGCCCCGGCTCACATGTGATCCTTAAGCGTGATCATCCGAGCCAGGAAGTACCGGAGCAAACCCTGCGAGAAGCTGCAGTACTGGCGGCGCTGAAAAGCTACCGCACCAATGACTCCAAAGCAGATGTCATGTGTGCGCTGGTAAAAGATGTGCGCAAAGTCAAAGGCTGGGCGCATGGACAAGTAGCAGTAGACAGCGTGCTCCAGAACCTGCACATTGATATTGACCAAAGTTTAGAAGAAAAACTGTCTAAGAAATAA
- a CDS encoding DUF1385 domain-containing protein, with protein MKLPLLVSAAKTVGGQAVIEGVMMRAKDNLAIAVRRPDGEITVELRPWFSMTPAFMKKPFLRGFPIFMETMVNGVKALNYSATQALDEEEDGELTTFHLVLTMVIALGAALGLFVVLPHFFSVAMKWWGVSGGVDSLSFHVWDGFFKMLMFIGYIVSISFVPDIKRVFEYHGAEHKAIWAYEAGGNLEVCDIKKFSRLHPRCGTAFLLFVLVVSILLFTVLVPLIVSIWAPQGFVLKHLYIVGIKLLLMAPVSAVAYEMIKVSSKHEDKALCKAACLPGMGMQLLTTREPDEEQIEVALAALNKAVAADADGGNS; from the coding sequence TTGAAATTACCTCTTCTTGTGTCCGCTGCCAAGACTGTTGGCGGACAGGCTGTTATCGAAGGCGTTATGATGCGCGCAAAGGACAACCTCGCCATTGCTGTCCGTCGTCCTGACGGCGAAATTACTGTTGAACTTCGTCCCTGGTTCTCAATGACACCCGCGTTTATGAAAAAACCTTTTCTGCGCGGTTTTCCTATTTTTATGGAGACCATGGTAAACGGGGTTAAAGCCTTGAACTATTCCGCAACCCAGGCTCTTGATGAAGAGGAAGATGGCGAATTGACCACCTTTCATCTTGTGCTGACCATGGTCATTGCTCTTGGTGCTGCATTGGGACTTTTCGTTGTGCTGCCACACTTTTTTTCTGTAGCCATGAAATGGTGGGGTGTTTCCGGCGGGGTAGATTCCCTGAGCTTCCACGTCTGGGACGGCTTTTTCAAAATGCTCATGTTCATCGGTTACATTGTCTCCATTTCATTTGTGCCCGACATCAAGCGCGTGTTTGAATATCATGGCGCAGAGCACAAGGCTATCTGGGCTTATGAAGCGGGCGGCAATCTTGAGGTTTGTGATATTAAGAAATTCAGCAGGCTTCACCCCCGCTGCGGTACAGCGTTTCTGCTTTTCGTGCTGGTGGTGAGTATCCTGCTTTTTACCGTGCTGGTTCCCCTGATCGTATCTATCTGGGCACCGCAAGGGTTTGTGCTTAAACATTTATATATAGTCGGTATCAAGCTGCTGCTTATGGCTCCTGTTAGTGCGGTCGCCTATGAGATGATCAAGGTGTCCTCCAAGCATGAGGACAAGGCCCTGTGCAAGGCTGCCTGCCTGCCGGGGATGGGAATGCAGCTGCTGACTACCCGTGAGCCGGACGAAGAGCAGATCGAAGTTGCTCTCGCGGCGCTCAACAAGGCGGTTGCTGCCGATGCTGATGGAGGAAACAGCTGA
- a CDS encoding methyltransferase: MKNIALKPDATFDELLAAARNKFGAIKFEEVKVGDQIFELAQIADMPAYLDKLVNKARGGKKIDLPLWAKIWPSSLVLGFYALKFKASEGAKFLEVGTDGGLCGMIAASRGYEVVLADTDDDALLFARLNVSRNKLEDKVSMRKVDFAETDLEEKFNYIIGCEILHRDDVAEALPGFITKHLMEAKDSEVLLAMDKKRGGKKFFEQTKDSYRLMRQEVPFAGNAGEGKSIVSLVRMGVK; encoded by the coding sequence TTGAAAAATATAGCGTTAAAGCCGGATGCAACATTTGATGAGCTGCTCGCAGCGGCCCGTAATAAATTCGGTGCGATCAAGTTTGAAGAAGTTAAGGTTGGTGATCAGATATTTGAATTGGCGCAGATTGCAGATATGCCTGCTTATCTTGATAAGCTTGTGAATAAAGCCCGTGGCGGTAAGAAAATTGATTTGCCCCTTTGGGCGAAAATCTGGCCTTCCTCTCTTGTGCTTGGTTTTTATGCGCTTAAATTCAAGGCTTCCGAAGGTGCAAAATTTCTTGAAGTAGGCACAGACGGCGGCCTTTGCGGCATGATCGCTGCCAGCCGAGGCTATGAAGTTGTTCTGGCTGATACTGATGACGATGCTTTGCTTTTTGCCCGCTTGAATGTTTCCCGCAATAAGCTTGAAGATAAAGTCAGCATGCGCAAGGTTGATTTCGCTGAGACCGACCTGGAAGAAAAGTTCAATTACATTATTGGATGCGAAATTCTGCATCGTGATGATGTTGCTGAAGCTCTGCCCGGATTCATTACCAAACATCTGATGGAAGCCAAGGATTCCGAAGTGCTGCTGGCTATGGATAAAAAGCGCGGCGGTAAGAAATTTTTCGAACAGACCAAGGATAGTTATCGCCTGATGAGACAGGAAGTTCCTTTTGCCGGAAATGCCGGTGAAGGAAAGTCAATTGTTTCCTTAGTCAGGATGGGAGTAAAATAA
- the prfA gene encoding peptide chain release factor 1: protein MFAKLEDIERSFMDLEQELADPEVYNNQERYRKVTMAHAELGDVVAAFREYKKLSADLEDNKEMAKDSDPEIREMAEMEIAEIKDRLPKLEEELKLLLLPKDPMDGKNIILEIRAGTGGEEAALFAADLFRMYSRFAESNGWKVEVMNSNPTGTGGFKEIIAAISGSRIYSMMKYESGTHRVQRVPATETQGRIHTSAATVAIMPEAEEVDVQVRNEDLRIDVFRASGPGGQSVNTTDSAIRITHLPTGLVVICQDEKSQHKNKAKAMKVLCSRLLQAEQDKQHAEMAEQRRAQVGSGDRSERIRTYNFPQGRVTDHRINLTLYKLDAVIEGDMKELVESLISHYQSEALKQQAQDG from the coding sequence ATGTTTGCCAAATTGGAAGATATTGAACGTTCTTTCATGGATCTGGAGCAGGAGCTTGCAGACCCGGAAGTTTATAATAATCAGGAGCGCTACCGCAAAGTAACCATGGCTCATGCTGAGTTGGGTGACGTTGTTGCTGCATTCCGTGAGTACAAGAAACTTTCTGCCGACCTTGAAGATAACAAGGAAATGGCTAAGGATTCCGATCCGGAAATCCGTGAAATGGCTGAGATGGAAATTGCTGAAATCAAGGACCGTCTGCCCAAGCTGGAAGAAGAACTTAAGCTTCTCCTGCTGCCTAAAGACCCCATGGACGGCAAGAACATCATTCTTGAAATCCGTGCCGGTACCGGTGGTGAAGAAGCAGCTCTCTTTGCTGCTGACCTTTTCCGTATGTACTCCAGATTTGCTGAATCCAATGGCTGGAAGGTTGAAGTTATGAACTCCAACCCGACTGGAACAGGCGGTTTCAAGGAAATTATCGCAGCGATCAGCGGCAGCCGTATTTACTCCATGATGAAGTACGAGTCCGGTACCCACCGTGTTCAGCGTGTGCCTGCAACCGAAACTCAGGGCCGTATTCACACTTCTGCAGCTACTGTGGCGATTATGCCTGAAGCTGAGGAAGTTGACGTTCAGGTGCGTAACGAAGATCTGCGCATCGACGTTTTCCGTGCTTCCGGTCCCGGCGGTCAGTCCGTTAACACCACTGACTCCGCTATCCGCATTACCCACCTTCCCACCGGATTGGTTGTTATCTGCCAGGACGAAAAGTCCCAGCATAAGAACAAGGCCAAGGCAATGAAGGTTCTTTGCTCCCGTCTTCTGCAGGCCGAGCAGGATAAGCAGCATGCGGAAATGGCTGAGCAGCGTCGCGCTCAGGTTGGTTCCGGTGACCGTTCCGAACGTATCCGTACTTACAACTTTCCGCAGGGCAGGGTGACCGATCACCGTATCAACCTGACCCTCTACAAACTGGATGCTGTGATCGAAGGGGATATGAAAGAACTTGTTGAATCCCTTATCAGTCACTACCAGTCTGAAGCCCTGAAGCAGCAGGCTCAGGACGGTTAG
- the rpmE gene encoding 50S ribosomal protein L31, whose protein sequence is MKKDIHPKLHKATVRCHCGYESELYSTIGEEVSTEICSNCHPFYTGKQRFVDTAGRIDRFKKKFANFDAASKVKGN, encoded by the coding sequence ATGAAAAAAGATATCCATCCTAAACTTCATAAGGCAACTGTACGCTGCCACTGCGGTTACGAGTCCGAACTCTACTCCACCATCGGTGAAGAGGTGAGCACTGAAATTTGTTCTAACTGCCACCCTTTCTACACTGGTAAGCAGCGTTTTGTTGATACTGCAGGTCGTATTGACCGCTTCAAGAAGAAGTTTGCTAACTTCGACGCAGCAAGCAAAGTTAAGGGCAACTAG
- a CDS encoding YcaO-like family protein has protein sequence MLELKSCPKIYSKDQDKAVSPEETVSRVKALLDEKCNGVLKCTRKVDTGRLGIPVFISECGDTAREVMPTRKQMGKGASVVQAEASALMELVERFSFFSFWSKPDNFTLATYSEAEELWPGKVISIEKILQSVGEEMDPGKARVILDLVRWHFHPALNVHTGEEEYVPLDWFKILNEFNGSSAGNTPEESVLQGGSELVERHVCAVIDRERPEVPVIDPASCEDEVLSNLCKCFDDNGIKYIINDFSFGMPLPTVAVTAWDPSTFPGMSEIVFTAGTSASPCKAAIRAFTEVAQLAGDFETGRVYEASGLPKFTEIEQTGWLGAGECVKMKSLPSVEGDDIYDELKKFAAQLEEKGYTLYTVDTTHPELGVPANYNFVPGFQFRERTPHASLGLFVGRILSEKVALDIAGDGLDVISDIYGDPYFIPFFEGMLALRGGDTSRAVDMFSIAVDMQPANEEKALSAFYTAYALSLEERWPETIPYLDRAIELDDEAKEYFNLRGVAKFKAKDYALAAVDFKAALALDSGSASDLANLGLCHKFMGEDDEAIEYLSTALELDPTLEYALPHLQELLDK, from the coding sequence ATGCTGGAACTCAAATCATGCCCTAAAATTTACTCCAAGGATCAGGATAAGGCGGTCAGCCCCGAAGAGACTGTTTCACGGGTTAAGGCTCTGCTGGATGAGAAGTGTAACGGCGTTCTCAAGTGTACCCGTAAGGTTGATACCGGACGTTTGGGTATTCCTGTATTTATCAGTGAATGTGGTGATACTGCCCGTGAAGTTATGCCTACCCGCAAGCAGATGGGGAAGGGTGCTTCTGTTGTTCAGGCCGAAGCTTCCGCCCTTATGGAGCTCGTTGAGCGGTTCAGCTTTTTCAGTTTCTGGTCCAAACCCGATAATTTTACCCTTGCTACATACAGCGAAGCTGAGGAGCTCTGGCCCGGCAAGGTTATTTCCATTGAGAAGATCCTGCAATCAGTAGGTGAAGAAATGGACCCCGGTAAAGCACGGGTTATTCTCGATCTGGTGCGCTGGCATTTTCACCCTGCATTGAACGTGCATACCGGAGAAGAGGAGTATGTGCCTCTTGACTGGTTTAAGATTCTAAATGAATTCAACGGTTCTTCTGCCGGTAACACTCCCGAGGAGTCTGTGCTGCAGGGAGGCAGTGAATTGGTTGAACGGCACGTATGCGCTGTGATTGATCGTGAGCGTCCTGAAGTTCCGGTGATTGATCCGGCTTCCTGCGAAGATGAGGTGCTGTCCAATCTTTGCAAATGCTTTGATGACAACGGCATTAAATACATCATCAATGATTTCTCATTTGGTATGCCGTTGCCTACAGTTGCGGTTACTGCATGGGACCCCTCCACCTTTCCGGGTATGAGTGAAATTGTCTTTACCGCCGGAACATCCGCTTCTCCATGCAAGGCAGCTATCCGCGCTTTTACTGAAGTTGCCCAGCTTGCCGGAGATTTTGAGACCGGCAGGGTGTATGAAGCTTCCGGGCTGCCTAAGTTTACCGAGATTGAGCAGACAGGCTGGCTTGGTGCAGGGGAATGCGTAAAGATGAAATCCCTGCCTTCTGTTGAAGGTGATGATATTTATGATGAGCTGAAGAAGTTTGCGGCGCAGTTGGAAGAAAAAGGCTACACCTTGTACACAGTGGACACCACCCACCCCGAACTGGGTGTGCCCGCGAACTACAACTTTGTGCCCGGATTCCAGTTTCGCGAGCGTACCCCGCATGCCAGCCTCGGCCTTTTTGTAGGACGAATCCTTTCCGAGAAGGTTGCTCTTGATATTGCCGGTGACGGTCTGGATGTAATTTCCGATATTTACGGCGATCCGTATTTTATTCCTTTCTTTGAAGGTATGCTGGCCCTGCGCGGCGGTGATACTTCCAGAGCGGTGGATATGTTCAGCATTGCGGTTGATATGCAGCCCGCAAATGAAGAAAAGGCTCTTTCCGCATTTTATACTGCATACGCACTTTCCCTTGAGGAGCGCTGGCCTGAAACTATTCCCTATCTTGATCGGGCTATCGAGCTTGATGACGAGGCTAAAGAGTACTTCAACCTGCGCGGTGTAGCAAAATTCAAGGCTAAAGATTACGCGTTGGCTGCTGTTGATTTCAAGGCAGCCCTTGCTTTGGACAGCGGTTCCGCTTCAGACCTTGCCAACCTTGGATTATGTCATAAGTTTATGGGCGAAGATGATGAAGCTATCGAGTACCTGAGCACAGCACTTGAACTTGACCCTACCCTTGAGTATGCGCTGCCGCATCTTCAGGAGTTACTCGACAAATAA